The window GATACTGACCTATACTCGATTTGTTTGTGCCAGAACAAAAGACACGAGACGGGGAAATCGTGCATGTGCCGAGCGTCGCAAAAAATGAACTTACCGTATTGGCTTGCATTAGCCGTTGCCGCGGCCAGCCTCGCCTAACCCCTAATCGAGGGGACGGGGAGATTTTGCGCAAAAGCATCGTGAGGGAATCGCAATGACAAGGTTTGTCACGCGCCGTGAAATCCTCAGATGCGGATCTGCCGCTTTCGCGCTTTCAATGGTCGGCGGAGCGCGGCTGGTTGCGGCGACCGCGATGACCGCTCACACGAAGGACCTTTACGAGGCGGCGACGAAGGAGGGCGAGCTCACCTGGTACACCGCCCATTCCGATGACGTGACTGCGCAAGCGCTCGGCCATGGCTTCGAGGTGGCCTATCCCGGGATCAGGGTGAACGTGGTGCGCACGACCGCGCAGGTGGCGTTCCAGCGCGTGTCTCAGGAGCTCAAGGCCGGCGCCGTGCAAGTCGACGTGCTCAGCTCGACCGACATCGGCCACTACGTCTACCTGAAAGAAAAGAAGGCACTCGAGCAATACGTGCCAGAGAACGCTAGCAAGGTGCTCGACATCTACCAGCACTACGATCCCGACGGATATTACTTCGTGACCTCGGCGGGCCTCATCGGCATGGTCTATAACACCGCCAAGCTCAAGGAAGCCGAGGCGCCGAGAAATTGGAGCGATCTCACCGACGCGAAATGGAAGGACAGGATCGCGCTCGGCCACCCGGGGTTCAGCGGCTACGTCGGGACCTGGACCGTAATGATGCGCAAGCTCTACGGCTGGCAATTCTTCGATTCCCTGGCCAAGAACAATCCGCAGATCGGCCGCTCGATCAACGATACGATCACCATGGTCAACGCCGGCGAGCGCCTCATCGCTGGCACCGCCCTGATTGCAACCGCTGCCGAGAACGTGCAGAAGGGCAATCCCTTGGCGATGGTTTACCC is drawn from Trinickia violacea and contains these coding sequences:
- a CDS encoding ABC transporter substrate-binding protein produces the protein MTRFVTRREILRCGSAAFALSMVGGARLVAATAMTAHTKDLYEAATKEGELTWYTAHSDDVTAQALGHGFEVAYPGIRVNVVRTTAQVAFQRVSQELKAGAVQVDVLSSTDIGHYVYLKEKKALEQYVPENASKVLDIYQHYDPDGYYFVTSAGLIGMVYNTAKLKEAEAPRNWSDLTDAKWKDRIALGHPGFSGYVGTWTVMMRKLYGWQFFDSLAKNNPQIGRSINDTITMVNAGERLIAGTALIATAAENVQKGNPLAMVYPTDGTVLILAPSGIFKGGKHPKGARLFMEYLMSVDASKIWVDHFFEPLRPEVAPSPGVRSARELKTIRPSGEEIVKGIPEVIEQWRSTFGV